AGTAAAAAAAATCCAGCCGTAAGGCTTAATCTGTCTTCAATCGCTAAAGGCTTTGCCGTGGATGAGGTTGAAGCGGTCATCAAAAGTCAGGGGATAGAAAACTGTCTGGTTGAAATCGGGGGGGAAGTCAAGGCATCGGGCCGGAAACTGGATGGCACCCGCTGGAAAGTCGGCGTCAATACGCCGGGGAAAAATTCGCCGCTGAATCAGGTGTATGAAGCGCTGGGGCTTGAAAACAAAGCCCTGGCAACCAGTGGGGATTACCGCAACTATTTTGAAAAAAACGGGATAACATATTCTCACATTATCGATCCCCGGACCGGATCCCCGGTAGCCGATACCGTCGTGAGCGTGTCGGTCCTTTCGGATTCATGTGCGTTTGCAGACGGTCTTGCAACGGCGGTCATGGTAATGGGTGTCGAAAAAGGACTGGATCTGGTCAATGCCTTGACCGGTGTGGAATGCCTGATTGTCGTTCGCGAAGCAGAAGGCCTCCTGACGGATCACGTCTCAAATGGGTTCAGGCATTATCTGCTCTCCTTGTAACGCGGCTTTCGTCCAGCATCAGTCAACGTCTTTTCTGACCCTTCCCTGCAGAAATACGCAACTCGTTTTACGATGCGCCGGCTCCGGCCGGGCACTAAATATATTGACAACACCGGCCGATTCCTGTAGTTTTTCTGATTATTCCAAATAAAACTTAATTTTTTTAAATAGTTATAATAAAAAAGGTCGATTTGATGACTACATAGAAGT
The Desulfobacterales bacterium DNA segment above includes these coding regions:
- a CDS encoding FAD:protein FMN transferase — encoded protein: MRRYRLLIFICFAAGCIAGCGFQKEILLTGRTMGTTYHIKVVAGYLTHTSRLQNKIDQRLKQINNSMSVFIQDSEISRFNALNQAGKPVRVSDDFYGVMIMARELFRLTDGAWDGTVGPLINLWGFGDAGRQGGIPEKEKIFALKADVGFDLIEMDGENLLSKKNPAVRLNLSSIAKGFAVDEVEAVIKSQGIENCLVEIGGEVKASGRKLDGTRWKVGVNTPGKNSPLNQVYEALGLENKALATSGDYRNYFEKNGITYSHIIDPRTGSPVADTVVSVSVLSDSCAFADGLATAVMVMGVEKGLDLVNALTGVECLIVVREAEGLLTDHVSNGFRHYLLSL